In Fusarium verticillioides 7600 chromosome 4, whole genome shotgun sequence, the following proteins share a genomic window:
- a CDS encoding sarcosine oxidase, with protein sequence MSQPTESVIIIGAGIVGSAVSYFISQSSTPRAITLIDRSFTSLLGSSGIAPGFIGQFNESEILTKLAIDTVSEYVKIPGGFDRVGGLEIAFQDEGIQRLKSRCEDANKLGLDAKMLSIREAHQLAPELVNEDGKGQAVFFERDGTAYAARITTWYQQEARKRGVNFVEADVKQLAISDGRVTGIEVAENETSRHLTADKVIITTGIWTQGLSSNLPFPVPVIPVGHPYMHAQPHEPLPHKNSFVRWPEHHVYARDHGANFGIGSYDHAPIGYKPDTSAKGEWVDWFKQPLDLATGLLPPAAAREFQDGNYFNGVFSMTPDNMPLAGRVQSVDGLFMAVAVWVTHAAGTAKFLTRIIDGEEVGGKTKEALDPERFKGQDFAELEEKSLTGYNSIYKTVKSGST encoded by the coding sequence AAGAGCCATAACCCTAATCGACCGTTCATTCACTAGTCTCCTTGGTTCATCTGGAATAGCACCTGGATTCATCGGCCAATTCAATGAATCCGAGATCCTCACCAAACTTGCAATCGATACTGTCTCGGAATACGTCAAAATTCCCGGTGGCTTCGACAGAGTTGGTGGTTTAGAGATTGCATTCCAAGATGAGGGTATTCAACGACTCAAATCAAGATGTGAGGATGCGAacaagcttgggcttgacgCTAAGATGTTGAGTATTAGGGAGGCGCATCAACTTGCCCCAGAGTTAGTCAATGAGGATGGCAAAGGGCAGGCGGTCTTTTTCGAGAGGGATGGGACAGCATATGCCGCGAGAATAACAACTTGGTATCAACAAGAGGCAAGGAAGCGGGGAGTCAACTTCGTGGAAGCCGACGTAAAGCAACTCGCCATCTCGGACGGCCGCGTCACAGGAATTGAGGTCGCTGAGAACGAGACATCACGTCATCTCACTGCCGATaaagtcatcatcacaactgGAATCTGGACCCAAGGTCTCTCATCGAACCTCCCATTCCCTGTCCCCGTCATCCCTGTCGGTCATCCCTACATGCACGCCCAACCTCACGAACCCCTTCCTCACAAGAATTCCTTCGTTCGCTGGCCGGAACATCATGTGTACGCTCGTGATCACGGTGCAAATTTCGGCATCGGAAGCTATGATCACGCACCCATTGGATACAAACCAGATACTTCGGCTAAAGGAGAATGGGTTGATTGGTTCAAGCAACCTCTCGACCTTGCTACAGGTTTACTTCCTCCTGCTGCAGCCCGAGAATTTCAAGATGGGAATTATTTCAACGGAGTGTTTAGTATGACGCCGGACAATATGCCCCTTGCTGGAAGGGTTCAATCGGTCGACGGGTTGTTCATGGCGGTTGCAGTCTGGGTTACGCATGCCGCTGGTACAGCCAAGTTTCTGACAAGGATcattgatggagaagaagtcggaGGCAAGACAAAAGAGGCTCTTGATCCTGAGAGATTTAAGGGACAAGACTTTGCGGAGTTGGAAGAGAAGTCGTTGACGGGCTACAATTCTATTTACAAAACCGTTAAGTCAGGCTCGACTTAG